A single genomic interval of uncultured Methanobrevibacter sp. harbors:
- the ribB gene encoding 3,4-dihydroxy-2-butanone-4-phosphate synthase: protein MNQETNLDKALEAIRNGEFVLVFDDDDREGEVDMIIASEFVTPKSIATMRNDAGGLICNCLHSDFCEAIKLPFMVDIMQAACEKYPELAELAPNDIPYDERSSFSIWTNHRKSFTGVTDHDRAMTISEMALMMKDERFDEFGATFRSPGHVCLLRGADGLVKNRRGHTEIGLALCELAGVTPVCVVCEMMDGETGQATSIADARKYAEENGLILLRGEDIINKYLEE, encoded by the coding sequence ATGAATCAAGAAACAAACTTAGATAAAGCTTTAGAAGCTATTAGAAACGGTGAATTCGTACTTGTTTTTGATGATGATGATAGGGAAGGCGAAGTTGACATGATTATCGCTTCCGAATTCGTAACCCCTAAATCAATTGCAACCATGAGAAATGATGCTGGTGGTTTAATTTGTAACTGTCTACATTCTGATTTTTGTGAAGCAATTAAATTACCGTTTATGGTTGATATTATGCAAGCTGCATGTGAAAAATATCCAGAACTTGCTGAACTTGCACCAAATGATATTCCATATGATGAAAGGTCTTCCTTTTCAATTTGGACCAATCACAGAAAATCTTTCACAGGTGTAACAGATCATGACAGAGCAATGACCATTAGTGAAATGGCTTTAATGATGAAAGATGAAAGATTTGATGAATTCGGAGCTACTTTTAGATCTCCTGGGCATGTTTGTCTTTTAAGAGGAGCGGACGGACTTGTAAAAAATAGAAGGGGACACACTGAAATAGGTCTTGCATTATGTGAACTTGCAGGTGTTACTCCGGTATGTGTAGTTTGTGAAATGATGGATGGTGAAACCGGACAGGCTACTTCAATCGCCGATGCTCGCAAATATGCTGAAGAGAATGGATTAATCTTGCTTAGAGGCGAAGATATCATTAATAAATATTTAGAAGAATAA
- the gatA gene encoding Asp-tRNA(Asn)/Glu-tRNA(Gln) amidotransferase subunit GatA: MNVIEKLNSIKNGEMTAKENVEGFIKVIDEKNESINAFIELNYENALKQAEAIDAKIADGEEVGALAGLVFGIKANINVEDLIISAASKTLEDYIGSYNATVVEEILAEDGIIIGILNMDEFAAGSSTETSYYGPTQNPAAMGRIPGGSSGGCAAAIAAEMCDISIGSDTGGSIRNPASHCGVVGFKPTYGAVSRQGLLDLSMSLDQIGPLANDVSGIALALNSIAKYDETECTTLDWDKPDFTEVLEDTSLEGMKIAVCKEFIDVTDEEINKTVNKAIDKLVDAGAELVEVSFDYIDLCLPTYYLINYVEFFSATRKYDGRDYGYRIEEVCGEEVLRRIKIGSHIAEAEFSGKYYKQALKARSVIRGEITAMLENVDLIVGPTVPKLPHEIGSEIEPMEMYAYDILTVIANLAGIPAGSIKAGEVDNIPVGLQIQAKPLDDEKIIKAMSVFENTQ, from the coding sequence ATGAACGTTATTGAAAAATTAAACTCCATAAAAAATGGAGAAATGACAGCTAAAGAAAATGTAGAAGGCTTCATTAAAGTTATCGATGAAAAAAACGAAAGCATTAATGCATTTATTGAATTAAATTATGAAAATGCATTAAAACAAGCGGAAGCTATTGATGCGAAAATAGCAGACGGTGAAGAAGTTGGTGCTTTAGCTGGTCTAGTATTTGGTATTAAAGCAAACATTAATGTGGAAGATTTGATTATTTCTGCAGCTTCCAAAACCCTGGAAGATTACATTGGAAGCTATAATGCAACAGTAGTTGAAGAAATCCTTGCCGAAGATGGAATAATCATCGGTATTTTAAATATGGATGAATTTGCAGCAGGAAGTTCAACTGAAACTTCATACTATGGACCTACCCAAAACCCAGCGGCAATGGGAAGAATCCCTGGAGGTTCCTCCGGAGGTTGTGCAGCAGCTATTGCAGCGGAAATGTGTGACATTTCAATCGGTTCAGATACCGGTGGATCCATCAGAAACCCTGCATCCCACTGTGGTGTTGTTGGATTTAAACCAACATACGGTGCCGTTTCAAGACAAGGTTTACTTGATTTGTCCATGAGTCTGGACCAAATTGGACCGTTAGCTAACGATGTAAGCGGAATTGCACTAGCTTTAAATTCAATTGCAAAATATGATGAAACAGAATGTACCACTCTCGACTGGGATAAACCTGATTTCACCGAAGTTTTAGAAGACACAAGTTTGGAAGGCATGAAAATAGCTGTATGTAAAGAATTCATTGATGTTACAGACGAAGAAATTAACAAAACCGTCAACAAGGCTATCGATAAATTGGTTGATGCCGGAGCAGAACTTGTTGAAGTCAGTTTCGATTACATTGATTTATGTTTACCAACATATTACTTGATTAACTATGTCGAATTCTTCTCTGCAACCAGAAAATACGATGGAAGAGACTATGGTTATAGAATTGAAGAAGTATGTGGTGAAGAAGTTTTAAGAAGAATTAAAATAGGTTCACACATTGCAGAAGCTGAATTCAGTGGAAAATACTACAAACAAGCTTTAAAAGCAAGGTCTGTAATCAGAGGGGAAATCACCGCAATGCTTGAAAATGTGGACTTGATTGTGGGACCAACCGTGCCTAAACTTCCTCACGAAATTGGTTCTGAAATAGAACCTATGGAAATGTATGCCTACGACATATTAACAGTAATAGCTAACCTTGCAGGTATTCCGGCAGGAAGCATTAAAGCTGGTGAAGTGGACAATATTCCAGTAGGACTTCAAATTCAAGCTAAACCATTAGATGATGAAAAAATTATCAAAGCTATGAGTGTTTTTGAAAACACTCAATAA
- a CDS encoding HAD family hydrolase: MKKAIVFDNSGTLIERYRVIKDVFNGDIFTNINSLELIDSADSLALVVLQFNTNKLLKLDSNTLISDVIKQYNIDFDVSFSTSQVSKAEIKAILDDETTTTISDITDGFEILGEKIPHMELCNGSALIVDIDLGQVAYTITSAGKFFPRVFETIETLKSRGIEIYIASGDRKGAINRLANMLDVPEDNAYGTVSTRGKGEVVSILKDAGFKVMMVGDGLNDLIAFNKADVSVLTIEQQEEVSPKMLDKTDYVIDDIFEVTKIDF, from the coding sequence ATGAAAAAAGCTATTGTATTTGATAACTCCGGGACATTAATAGAACGGTATAGAGTTATTAAAGATGTTTTCAACGGAGACATATTTACTAACATCAATTCTTTGGAGTTGATAGATTCTGCTGATTCTCTGGCATTGGTTGTACTTCAATTCAACACAAACAAATTGTTGAAATTAGACTCCAATACTTTAATTTCCGATGTTATTAAGCAGTATAACATAGATTTTGATGTCAGCTTTTCTACCAGTCAGGTTTCTAAGGCTGAAATTAAGGCCATTCTTGATGATGAAACTACAACTACTATATCAGACATCACTGATGGCTTTGAAATTCTGGGAGAAAAGATTCCCCACATGGAACTGTGCAATGGATCTGCATTAATTGTCGATATCGATTTGGGTCAGGTTGCATATACTATAACGTCTGCAGGTAAATTCTTCCCTAGAGTTTTTGAAACAATTGAAACTTTAAAGTCACGCGGAATTGAGATATATATCGCTTCAGGTGACAGAAAAGGAGCAATTAACAGATTGGCCAATATGCTCGATGTTCCCGAGGACAATGCATATGGAACAGTTTCAACTAGAGGCAAAGGTGAAGTTGTTTCCATTCTTAAAGATGCTGGTTTTAAAGTCATGATGGTTGGTGATGGATTAAATGATTTAATTGCATTTAATAAAGCGGATGTTAGTGTTTTGACTATTGAACAGCAGGAAGAAGTGTCTCCTAAAATGTTGGATAAGACAGATTATGTTATAGATGATATTTTTGAAGTCACAAAAATTGATTTTTAA
- the tfrA gene encoding fumarate reductase (CoM/CoB) subunit TfrA, translating to MEIKTISSDVLIIGSGGAGSRAAIEVDDAGLKPLIVSKGLSFRSGCTGMAEGGYNAVFKTVDKDDSIEAHMHDTLKGGSYLNDEKLVEILVNESPKRLIDLENYGALFDRQESGEIDQRPFGGQSFRRTCYQGDRTGAELLNALKEEIIRRDIECIEEVMITSLVCEGTQVIGACGFDLKDSSLIYFQAKSTILASGGAGQLYPVTSNTFQKNGDGYAIAFRAGANLIDMEQIQFHPTGMVKPKTKRGILVTEAVRAEGGILLNKDGERFMSKYAPEKMELATRDVVARSIYHEIIEGKGTDDGGVYLDISHLDDDYIDEKLETMVLQFENVGVDIKHEPIEVAPTAHHFMGGLKINTDASTSLENLFGAGEVCGGVHGANRLGGNALADTQVFGKIAGESASKAAKQTDLKTNEEMVEKEASRIEGIIKKGTIKPQEFKNRIKKLMWEKVAIVRDEKTLNEALGELLEMQKELDSLDVSEKKQYNTELVTALEVINMVEICILTVKSAILRRESRGAHFRSDFPESLDEWKKSIVINKNKIEFEARY from the coding sequence ATGGAAATAAAAACTATCTCATCGGATGTATTAATAATAGGATCTGGAGGGGCAGGTTCCAGAGCAGCAATAGAAGTTGATGATGCTGGTTTAAAACCCCTCATAGTTTCTAAAGGTCTTTCATTTAGATCTGGTTGTACTGGAATGGCTGAAGGCGGTTATAATGCTGTTTTCAAAACTGTAGACAAAGACGATTCAATAGAAGCTCACATGCACGACACCCTTAAGGGAGGAAGTTACCTCAACGATGAAAAACTTGTTGAAATATTAGTCAATGAATCACCAAAAAGATTGATAGATTTGGAAAATTATGGAGCTCTATTTGACCGTCAGGAATCAGGTGAAATTGATCAAAGACCATTCGGTGGGCAATCTTTTAGAAGAACATGTTATCAAGGAGACAGAACAGGCGCAGAATTGTTAAATGCACTTAAAGAAGAAATCATTAGAAGAGATATTGAATGTATTGAAGAAGTAATGATAACATCACTTGTATGCGAAGGCACACAGGTAATAGGTGCATGCGGATTTGATTTAAAAGATTCCAGTTTAATATATTTCCAAGCAAAATCAACAATATTGGCCAGTGGAGGAGCTGGTCAATTATACCCTGTAACATCAAACACATTCCAGAAAAATGGAGACGGATATGCAATAGCATTTAGAGCCGGAGCCAATTTGATTGATATGGAACAAATTCAATTCCACCCGACAGGTATGGTAAAACCAAAAACCAAAAGGGGAATTTTAGTAACCGAAGCAGTAAGAGCTGAAGGTGGAATCCTCCTAAACAAAGATGGTGAAAGATTCATGTCCAAATATGCTCCTGAAAAAATGGAACTAGCCACACGCGATGTTGTTGCTCGCTCAATATATCATGAAATAATTGAAGGAAAAGGAACAGATGATGGAGGAGTCTATTTAGATATTTCTCATTTGGATGACGATTATATTGATGAAAAACTCGAAACAATGGTTTTGCAGTTCGAAAATGTTGGTGTAGACATTAAACATGAGCCAATAGAAGTGGCTCCTACCGCACATCACTTTATGGGTGGTTTGAAAATCAATACTGATGCATCAACATCCCTTGAAAACCTATTTGGAGCAGGGGAAGTTTGCGGAGGAGTTCATGGAGCAAACCGTTTGGGAGGTAATGCACTGGCAGATACACAAGTGTTTGGAAAAATAGCCGGTGAAAGTGCATCCAAAGCCGCCAAACAAACCGATTTAAAAACCAATGAAGAAATGGTTGAAAAAGAAGCTTCAAGAATTGAAGGAATTATCAAAAAAGGTACTATCAAACCACAGGAATTTAAGAACAGAATTAAAAAATTAATGTGGGAGAAAGTAGCTATTGTAAGAGATGAAAAAACATTAAACGAAGCTTTAGGTGAACTTCTAGAAATGCAAAAGGAACTGGACAGCCTTGACGTAAGTGAGAAAAAGCAGTATAATACCGAATTGGTAACAGCTCTTGAAGTAATCAACATGGTTGAAATATGTATTTTAACTGTAAAATCAGCAATACTTCGTAGAGAAAGTAGGGGTGCTCATTTCAGATCTGATTTCCCTGAAAGTCTAGATGAATGGAAAAAAAGTATTGTAATAAATAAAAATAAAATAGAATTTGAAGCTAGATATTAG
- a CDS encoding amidohydrolase family protein yields MKDNTILIKNALILNPNNFENKEQSLLIKNDVISEISDEIDEGNVDKVIDATGKILLPGLINTHTHLSMALFRGLADDLSLDSWLNDHIWPMEANLNGEYCYIGALLGAVELIKSGTTTFSDMYFYMEDVARAVDEAGIRAVLSYGMIDFGDAERRENEIKENIKLYENCNGMANGRIKVFFGPHSPYTASEELLIKVRQLADEYNMGIHIHVSETEKEINDVSQEKGLRPFEYLDKIGFLGPDVVAAHCVWLNDNEIEIIKKNNVKVSHNPCSNMKLASGIAPISKLIENDVCVSIGTDGASSNNNLDLIEELKTASLLQKVSTLDPKVLSSDEALTMGTIKGAEALGLEDEIGSIEVGKKADIILIDTDSANMVPNSSNLSSNIIYSANGSNVDTTICDGKILMENKKLVVLDEQEIYDKARKAIKELKELKEANI; encoded by the coding sequence ATGAAGGATAATACTATATTGATTAAAAATGCATTAATTTTAAATCCGAATAACTTTGAAAATAAGGAACAATCCCTTTTAATAAAAAATGATGTTATTTCTGAAATTTCTGATGAAATCGATGAAGGAAATGTTGACAAGGTAATCGATGCAACCGGAAAAATATTACTTCCGGGATTAATTAATACTCATACTCATTTATCAATGGCATTGTTTAGAGGTTTAGCCGATGACTTAAGTTTGGACAGTTGGCTGAATGATCATATATGGCCTATGGAAGCAAATCTTAATGGAGAATATTGTTATATTGGGGCATTATTGGGTGCCGTTGAATTAATCAAATCAGGTACAACAACTTTCAGTGACATGTATTTTTATATGGAGGATGTTGCCCGTGCAGTAGATGAAGCTGGTATCAGGGCAGTCTTATCATATGGAATGATTGATTTTGGAGATGCTGAAAGAAGGGAAAATGAAATTAAGGAAAATATTAAATTATATGAAAATTGTAATGGAATGGCTAATGGAAGAATCAAAGTATTCTTTGGACCTCATTCTCCTTACACAGCATCAGAGGAATTGTTGATTAAAGTTCGCCAACTAGCAGACGAATACAATATGGGAATTCATATACATGTTTCTGAAACTGAAAAAGAAATTAATGATGTTTCTCAAGAAAAAGGATTAAGACCTTTTGAATACTTGGATAAAATAGGATTTTTAGGTCCAGATGTTGTTGCCGCTCATTGTGTATGGTTAAACGATAATGAAATAGAGATTATAAAGAAAAACAATGTCAAAGTTTCACATAATCCATGCAGTAATATGAAATTGGCTTCAGGTATCGCTCCTATTTCAAAATTGATTGAAAATGATGTTTGCGTAAGCATAGGTACTGATGGCGCTTCTTCAAATAATAATCTTGATTTGATTGAAGAGCTTAAGACTGCAAGCTTGCTTCAGAAAGTATCCACACTTGACCCTAAAGTCTTATCTTCAGATGAAGCTTTAACTATGGGAACCATTAAAGGTGCAGAAGCTTTAGGACTTGAAGATGAGATAGGTTCCATTGAAGTAGGCAAAAAGGCAGATATTATTTTGATTGATACTGATTCAGCTAATATGGTTCCAAACAGTTCCAATTTGAGTTCAAACATTATTTACTCAGCTAATGGTTCTAATGTTGACACTACCATTTGTGATGGTAAAATATTGATGGAAAATAAAAAATTAGTTGTTTTGGATGAACAAGAAATTTATGACAAAGCTAGAAAGGCTATAAAAGAATTAAAAGAATTAAAAGAAGCTAATATCTAG
- a CDS encoding sugar phosphate isomerase/epimerase, which produces MKLGFTTLALFMEPNNDIIDLAKKHGFEIIEILGEGPFYEKDNCEFKDCGLDIRMHAATVDINIASLNQGIRAESIKQMIHCGHYAESINANTITVHPGIIGRNEPHLRKWALEQSIESIGEIIDNTNVEISVENMPVRGKFLANTVEEIEMIQEATGCSLTIDTGHGNTCGNLEEMLSLKNISYCHLNDNDGVKDQHITLGEGTMDLNLLKKIDTAIIELNNFDNILKSKEVIDNL; this is translated from the coding sequence ATGAAATTAGGTTTTACTACATTAGCTTTATTTATGGAACCTAACAATGACATCATCGATTTAGCTAAAAAACATGGATTTGAAATAATAGAAATTCTTGGAGAAGGTCCTTTTTATGAAAAAGACAATTGTGAATTTAAGGATTGTGGCTTGGATATAAGAATGCATGCAGCAACCGTGGACATTAATATAGCAAGCTTAAACCAGGGAATAAGAGCTGAAAGCATTAAGCAAATGATTCATTGTGGACATTATGCAGAAAGCATTAACGCCAATACCATAACAGTTCACCCAGGTATAATAGGCAGAAATGAACCGCATTTAAGAAAATGGGCATTGGAACAATCTATTGAAAGTATTGGAGAAATTATCGACAATACCAATGTTGAGATTTCAGTTGAAAATATGCCGGTTCGGGGCAAATTTCTGGCAAACACAGTCGAAGAAATCGAAATGATTCAAGAAGCAACAGGCTGCAGCTTAACCATCGATACCGGTCATGGGAATACCTGCGGAAACCTTGAAGAAATGCTGTCCTTAAAAAATATCAGCTATTGTCATTTGAATGATAATGATGGAGTAAAAGACCAACATATTACCTTGGGTGAAGGAACAATGGACTTGAATTTACTTAAAAAAATAGATACAGCTATCATTGAATTAAATAACTTCGATAACATCCTAAAAAGCAAAGAGGTTATTGATAACTTATAA
- a CDS encoding DUF120 domain-containing protein codes for MKIEGEIVSGLGKGSYFLSQEFYTKEFEKNLGFIPYPGTLNVIVSEEYLGEINKIKNECENLIKPDTEFGAVKYIEAILNDNVNGAIVFPAKTTHEENYLEFICEKKLRDEYNLADGDIVSLEF; via the coding sequence ATGAAAATAGAGGGTGAAATAGTAAGCGGTTTGGGGAAAGGATCATATTTTCTATCACAGGAATTTTACACTAAAGAGTTTGAAAAAAATTTGGGTTTTATTCCATATCCCGGAACTTTAAATGTCATAGTTAGTGAAGAATATCTTGGCGAGATTAATAAAATCAAAAATGAGTGTGAAAATTTAATAAAGCCAGATACTGAATTTGGAGCTGTAAAATATATTGAAGCAATATTAAATGATAATGTTAATGGAGCTATTGTCTTTCCTGCCAAGACCACTCATGAAGAAAATTATCTGGAATTCATTTGTGAAAAGAAGTTAAGGGATGAGTACAATCTTGCCGATGGTGACATTGTATCTTTGGAGTTCTAA
- a CDS encoding DJ-1/PfpI family protein: MTKIGLAYLNGSVPGFEDFGNLPTDIVKENGLVNGIKASQELDALIIPGGTLIESNDINMGLNTEIKKMARDGKPIIGICAGFQLLSNQIDIGRKSPVPIVKEGLGLIDVNFSPLITSDRVKAKVFDNSFLVKNQTEDVDGFHTHTYGKVEGDAKPLFYSKVQRMNYGDTNEKGDYNIFSGACNDDGNVIGTMIHGILDENPILVENLREQIDIQDLDDIYNRNIHVKKFLQHEVGINTNIKIPEIKPLNKPKYLMIGSNGSDSGKTFILTGLAGAIRKRGYKVALLKVGPDVRDIIPGLYLTKGKMEDFASIKIGHLGWCDIESTVAKLNSSDYDIVLIEGVMSVFTGLLNEKVPFSAAEIAMSSNIPMILATGVNKGGIESAAIDIVSHANMLEKFGVSVEAVLLNKVYNDDIFENVVPYIRNNSNVEKVLKLPKLKNADMRGFIPEVEIRYELFTSYAMELIENNLNIDEIIAMAREVEFNKIYTFDEIKSKVI, translated from the coding sequence ATGACAAAAATAGGGCTTGCTTATTTAAATGGGTCTGTTCCAGGATTTGAAGATTTTGGAAATCTACCTACAGATATAGTAAAAGAAAATGGTCTTGTTAATGGTATTAAAGCTTCACAAGAACTGGATGCATTAATCATCCCAGGTGGAACATTAATCGAATCCAATGACATAAACATGGGATTAAATACTGAAATTAAAAAAATGGCCCGTGACGGAAAACCGATTATTGGAATTTGTGCCGGCTTTCAGCTTCTTTCAAACCAGATAGATATCGGAAGAAAATCACCAGTACCAATCGTTAAAGAAGGGCTAGGTTTAATTGACGTGAATTTTTCTCCATTAATTACAAGCGACCGAGTTAAGGCAAAAGTATTTGACAACTCATTTTTAGTAAAAAACCAGACAGAAGATGTTGACGGTTTTCACACTCATACCTATGGTAAAGTTGAAGGAGATGCCAAACCATTATTCTATTCAAAAGTTCAAAGAATGAATTATGGAGATACAAACGAAAAAGGTGATTATAACATCTTTTCTGGAGCATGTAACGATGATGGTAATGTCATCGGTACCATGATTCATGGCATCCTAGATGAAAACCCAATTCTTGTAGAAAACCTAAGGGAACAAATAGATATACAAGACCTCGATGATATTTACAATAGAAATATACATGTCAAAAAATTCCTACAGCATGAAGTAGGAATCAACACAAACATAAAAATACCTGAAATTAAACCTCTCAACAAACCCAAATACTTAATGATTGGAAGTAATGGCTCAGACTCAGGTAAAACTTTCATATTAACAGGCCTTGCAGGTGCAATCAGAAAAAGAGGTTATAAGGTTGCACTGCTAAAAGTAGGTCCTGACGTTCGTGATATCATACCTGGATTGTACCTGACAAAAGGAAAGATGGAAGATTTCGCATCCATAAAAATCGGTCATCTTGGATGGTGTGATATCGAATCTACAGTCGCGAAACTCAACTCATCTGACTATGATATCGTGCTTATTGAAGGTGTTATGAGTGTGTTTACAGGTCTTTTAAATGAAAAAGTACCATTTTCAGCTGCTGAAATTGCAATGTCATCAAACATTCCTATGATTTTAGCTACAGGTGTAAACAAAGGTGGAATTGAATCTGCAGCTATAGACATTGTTTCACATGCCAATATGCTTGAAAAATTTGGAGTTTCAGTTGAGGCAGTTTTGCTCAATAAAGTATATAATGATGATATATTCGAAAATGTAGTACCATATATTAGGAATAATTCCAATGTCGAAAAAGTTCTAAAACTTCCTAAATTAAAAAATGCTGATATGAGAGGATTTATTCCTGAAGTTGAAATTAGATATGAATTATTTACATCATATGCAATGGAATTAATTGAGAATAATTTAAATATTGATGAAATAATCGCAATGGCCCGTGAAGTCGAATTCAATAAAATTTATACATTTGATGAAATTAAAAGTAAAGTGATATAA